In Cryptomeria japonica unplaced genomic scaffold, Sugi_1.0 HiC_scaffold_62, whole genome shotgun sequence, the following proteins share a genomic window:
- the LOC131863421 gene encoding aspartic proteinase nepenthesin-2-like — MAYKNVVTMLAVNLFMCCFCTLFLAEAMRANHHFRSDSAFTRLKRMEASIKAQSTGRLETLVGMGVPVVGEDRAYFMTIGMGTPPINIRSQVDTSSDLIWFDCTALPAGSSTFKSVPCPSSFCSDLPNSTCSTNCQFSHNYTGGRNISGELFSETFTMTNGSGAVHSFGGVAFGCSHDTQGQSEVGANGVVWNNGLVGRNGVVGLGRGKLSLISQIGESKFSYCLADDYAEDYDDITYTPLLFGSAEELSGTGVQSTMMIKNSARPELNNYYYLSMEGISVGNISVNIPQGTFDIQANGSGGFIIDSATPYTVLPHGAFTAVASVLDSLFDSASGFRRINNSRDGFSLCYQSPYALAPYLNMTFHMGRGADFVIEGRQNFITYTDVDPSVVCLAVLDMGDASVEGVPAVLGNFQQQNYHILYDNGNETLSFVTTNCRRLVNGPSLYPEYSQSKALTLGCHGLSLALDSTNLLCLRIPTTPTTAFTPSFRALF; from the exons ATGGCATACAAAAATGTGGTCACAATGCTTGCGGTAAATCTGTTCATGTGCTGCTTTTGTACGTTGTTTCTTGCAGAAGCTATGCGCGCAAACCACCACTTCAGAAGTGATTCAGCCTTTACAAGGCTCAAAAGAATGGAAGCCTCAATTAAAGCTCAAAGTACGGGAAGACTAGAAACCCTAGTGGGTATGGGTGTTCCTGTGGTGGGCGAGGACAGAGCATACTTCATGACAATTGGCATGGGAACGCCACCAATAAACATACGCTCACAAGTTGATACGAGCAGCGATCTAATTTGGTTTGACTGTACAGCCCTCCCCGCAGGTTCCTCTACCTTCAAATCTGTTCCCTGCCCATCTTCCTTCTGCTCTGATCTTCCCAATTCCACCTGTTCAACAAACTGTCAATTTTCTCATAATTACACAGGCGGCCGGAACATATCGGGCGAGTTATTCTCCGAGACCTTCACCATGACAAATGGAAGCGGGGCCGTGCATTCCTTTGGTGGAGTAGCGTTTGGGTGCAGCCATGACACCCAGGGACAGAGCGAGGTGGGCGCCAACGGCGTGGTGTGGAACAACGGCCTCGTGGGGAGAAACGGCGTTGTGGGGCTCGGGCGAGGGAAATTATCGCTTATCTCACAGATTGGCGAGTCTAAATTTTCCTACTGTCTTGCTGATGATTATGCGGAAGACTACGATGACATAACCTACACGCCTCTCCTTTTTGGCAGCGCAGAAGAATTGAGCGGCACAGGAGTGCAGTCGACAATGATGATAAAAAACTCAGCCAGGCCGGAGCTCAACAACTACTATTACCTCTCTATGGAAGGGATAAGTGTGGGGAATATATCTGTGAATATTCCGCAAGGAACGTTCGATATACAAGCGAATGGAAGCGGGGGATTCATCATCGACTCTGCAACACCGTACACTGTTTTACCGCATGGCGCCTTCACTGCAGTAGCATCTGTTTTGGACTCTCTTTTCGATTCTGCTTCTGGGTTCCGGAGAATTAACAATTCTCGAGATGGGTTTAGTCTATGCTATCAATCACCTTATGCCTTGGCACCTTATCTGAATATGACTTTTCACATGGGTAGGGGCGCAGACTTTGTTATTGAAGGAAGACAGAATTTCATTACATATACAGACGTTGATCCTTCTGTAGTGTGTCTGGCAGTGCTGGACATGGGGGATGCTTCTGTTGAAGGTGTGCCAGCCGTCCTTGGAAATTTTCAACAACAAAATTATCATATTCTTTACGACAATGGCAATGAGACTCTTTCGTTTGTCACCACCAATTGCAGGCGTCTTGTGAATGGCCCTTCACTCTACCCGGAATACTCACAGTCTAAAGCTCTCACCTTGGGCTGCCATGGTTTGTCGCTGGCG CTGGACTCCACTAATCTTCTCTGTCTCCGTATCCCTACTACTCCAACTACCGCATTCACTCCATCTTTTCGA GCTCTGTTTTAA